The following proteins are co-located in the Tachysurus vachellii isolate PV-2020 chromosome 17, HZAU_Pvac_v1, whole genome shotgun sequence genome:
- the barhl1b gene encoding barH-like homeobox 1b, which translates to MEASTHGSCSGSGFGIDSLLSHRPGSPVVVVTKGNGSLEGECRSPPEFSAASDAESVCSSPPSPRREEREEEEEREAHEQRRGRALTLPSHTHHGPVSAAPQPRTVTSSFLIRDILADCKPLAACAPYSSNGQPTHEASRLASKVADEFIEKIHSNSSSDGEYNKVKEEGDREISSSRDSPQVRLKKPRKARTAFTDHQLAQLERSFERQKYLSVQDRMELAASLNLTDTQVKTWYQNRRTKWKRQTAVGLELLAEAGNYSALQRMFPSPYFYPQGLVSGLDPGAAALSYLCRGAGAPPPAAPAGLQRPPLVPRILLHGLQGGHEPPPPLPPLPGVVLPRPTPPR; encoded by the exons ATGGAGGCGTCCACCCACGGCTCGTGCTCCGGTTCCGGCTTTGGCATCGACTCTCTGCTGTCCCACAGACCCGGAAGTCCGGTGGTGGTCGTCACCAAAGGTAACGGCAGCTTGGAGGGAGAATGCCGGTCTCCGCCGGAGTTCAGCGCCGCGTCGGACGCGGAGAGCGTGTGCTCGAGCCCACCGTCACCGAGGCGCGAGGAGCGCGAGGAAGAAGAGGAGCGCGAGGCGCACGAGCAAAGGCGAGGCCGCGCGCTTACGCtgccgtcacacacacaccatggccCGGTGTCGGCCGCTCCCCAGCCACGCACCGTCACCTCCTCCTTCCTGATCAGAGACATCCTGGCCGACTGCAAGCCGCTGGCCGCGTGCGCGCCGTATTCTAGCAACGGGCAACCGACGCACGAGGCGAGCAGGTTAGCTTCTAAAGTGGCGGACGAGTTCATCGAGAAAATCCACAGCAACTCGTCCTCAGACGGAGAATACAACAAag TAAAAgaagaaggagacagagagatttCCAGCAGCAGGGATAGCCCCCAGGTGCGACTGAAGAAGCCAAGGAAAGCGCGCACGGCCTTCACCGATCACCAGCTCGCGCAGCTCGAGCGCAGCTTTGAGCGCCAGAAGTACCTGAGCGTGCAGGACCGCATGGAGCTCGCAGCCTCTCTCAACCTGACCGACACGCAAGTGAAGACCTGGTACCAAAACAGGAG GACAAAGTGGAAGAGGCAGACTGCGGTGGGACTGGAACTCTTAGCGGAAGCCGGGAATTACTCGGCCCTACAGAGAATGTTTCCTTCGCCGTATTTCTACCCGCAAGGTCTTGTGTCGGGTCTCGACCCCGGAGCGGCCGCGCTGTCCTACCTGTGCCGGGGCGCAGGAGCTCCTCCCCCCGCTGCTCCTGCGGGTCTGCAGCGGCCACCGCTCGTACCGCGGATTCTCCTGCACGGGCTGCAGGGCGGACACGAGCCTCCGCCGCCTCTCCCCCCGCTGCCCGGTGTGGTACTGCCCAGACCCACCCCACCTCGATGA